In Gimesia benthica, a single window of DNA contains:
- a CDS encoding NAD(P)/FAD-dependent oxidoreductase translates to MNSPNQSDVIVIGGGPAGATASTLVAQQGYSVKLLEREPTPQYRIGESLIPETYWTFKRLNMLDKLRASHFVKKHSVQFVNSSGKLSAPFNFFEHNPHECSQTWQIRRSEFDAMMLQNAQEQGVEVSQGVRVLDVLFQNDRAIGVVIKNAEGRREELLARVVVDASGQSSMILNKFKLREPDPELNKGAIWTYYEGAYRDEEPNAGATIVLSLKKSTGWFWYIPLHENIVSVGVVADFDYLFKERRDHATTFQEELINCPVVKERLSLGTQVEKVRATRDFTYRSKQAAGNGWVLVGDALGFLDPLYSSGILLALKSGELAADAIVEGLRKNDTSKEQLGKWAEEYFKGMNRMRRLVVEFYNGFNFGEFVKRYPHHKGNVTNLLIGDLFKDELDQVFLDIDRMKSKDM, encoded by the coding sequence ATGAATTCTCCAAATCAAAGCGATGTGATTGTTATCGGAGGTGGTCCAGCCGGCGCCACAGCATCCACCCTCGTGGCACAACAGGGATATTCTGTCAAATTATTGGAACGTGAACCAACTCCTCAGTATCGGATTGGTGAATCACTGATCCCCGAGACATACTGGACATTTAAGCGTCTGAATATGCTGGATAAGTTAAGAGCCAGCCATTTTGTCAAAAAACACAGCGTTCAATTTGTGAATTCTTCCGGCAAGTTATCAGCCCCATTTAATTTCTTTGAACACAACCCACACGAATGCTCGCAGACCTGGCAGATCCGCCGGAGCGAGTTTGATGCAATGATGTTACAGAATGCCCAGGAGCAAGGGGTTGAAGTATCGCAGGGGGTGAGAGTTCTGGATGTACTGTTTCAGAATGACCGGGCTATTGGTGTTGTTATTAAAAATGCTGAAGGACGACGCGAAGAGCTTCTCGCGAGAGTGGTTGTGGATGCAAGCGGCCAAAGCTCTATGATACTGAATAAATTTAAATTACGAGAACCTGATCCAGAGCTGAATAAAGGTGCTATCTGGACATACTATGAAGGGGCTTACCGGGATGAAGAACCGAACGCAGGCGCCACGATTGTACTTAGTTTAAAAAAATCGACTGGCTGGTTTTGGTATATCCCGTTACATGAGAATATCGTGAGTGTTGGAGTTGTTGCAGACTTCGACTACCTGTTCAAAGAAAGACGGGACCATGCGACCACTTTTCAGGAAGAATTAATCAATTGTCCGGTTGTAAAAGAACGGCTCTCGCTGGGAACTCAGGTAGAGAAGGTCAGGGCAACCAGGGATTTTACTTATCGCTCTAAACAGGCTGCGGGAAATGGTTGGGTACTCGTTGGAGATGCTTTAGGGTTTCTTGATCCCCTCTATTCTTCAGGCATTCTGCTAGCTCTAAAGTCAGGCGAATTAGCGGCGGATGCGATTGTCGAAGGACTCAGAAAGAATGATACTTCGAAAGAGCAGCTTGGAAAGTGGGCTGAGGAGTATTTCAAGGGAATGAATCGTATGCGCCGCCTCGTGGTTGAGTTTTATAATGGCTTCAACTTCGGTGAATTTGTGAAACGTTATCCACACCATAAAGGTAACGTCACAAATCTGTTGATCGGCGATTTATTCAAGGACGAGCTGGATCAAGTATTCCTCGATATCGATCGAATGAAATCCAAAGATATGTAA
- the cas5 gene encoding type I-MYXAN CRISPR-associated protein Cas5/Cmx5/DevS yields the protein MIGVRVTVPVSCFRKGYAREYLETHLLPPPATCYGFLLSLVGECDRKRHIGCRVTAGLISTPVKSVVLRKVWRVKNPRPEARENIRPDYQELLSNLELVLWLDSAEEDRSRPTLDKRVSSTLEYPKHTHRYGGLSLGESTHLVNDVSVIKEISKLKGDLEATMFLLDARGEQTLPVWVDHVQSTNTRYVTGTIQTRNLNTLSRDEIPMIIPP from the coding sequence GTGATTGGAGTTCGTGTAACTGTGCCCGTCTCCTGTTTCCGGAAAGGATACGCGCGGGAGTATCTGGAAACTCATCTTTTACCACCACCGGCAACGTGCTACGGATTCCTGTTATCGCTAGTTGGAGAATGTGATCGGAAGCGACATATCGGCTGTCGAGTGACCGCAGGACTTATCTCCACGCCGGTGAAGAGTGTTGTCTTGAGAAAAGTCTGGCGAGTGAAAAATCCACGTCCTGAAGCACGTGAGAATATTCGTCCCGATTACCAGGAATTATTGTCTAATTTAGAACTGGTACTATGGCTCGATTCAGCAGAGGAAGATCGGAGTAGACCGACTCTGGACAAACGCGTCAGCTCCACGCTGGAATATCCGAAGCACACACATCGTTATGGTGGACTTTCTCTAGGAGAAAGTACCCATCTGGTCAATGACGTTTCGGTTATCAAGGAAATATCAAAGTTGAAAGGAGATTTAGAAGCGACCATGTTTCTTTTGGATGCTCGAGGAGAACAAACCTTGCCGGTTTGGGTAGATCACGTGCAATCTACCAATACGCGTTATGTCACTGGGACTATACAAACACGAAATCTGAATACGCTTTCACGTGACGAAATTCCGATGATCATCCCGCCCTGA
- the cas7i gene encoding type I-B CRISPR-associated protein Cas7/Cst2/DevR — translation MSLHVYANFVTPYGTAANNRAETDGNITTLQKILWLGHPHSTVSAEAIRFSLRRRLADLEDSGTNRRWNETERTNSWEDPEFRGWDTDSGKTYIDDDLLGYMRAEAAKTEGTTSTKVRRAVLELTRAVSLTPWNGDVTFNAASPGATPAAVRGKDKFKHPVPYGCEVHATRYQYGMSLTPESLREKSRAASAIDALCHLGTVAGNQGRFLYDFSPDAVVFRLTHDPAPRILYCFESNDHGKTVSVDQLLARLDSGDIQIEELIGGVSDFESPLYQQLKNRGLETMGVKAACASVLDRMSKLIGIEAQP, via the coding sequence ATGTCCCTGCATGTCTATGCTAATTTTGTAACACCCTATGGGACCGCTGCTAATAATCGGGCGGAAACGGATGGTAATATCACAACTTTACAAAAAATTCTCTGGCTGGGCCATCCGCATTCTACCGTAAGCGCGGAAGCGATACGTTTTTCACTGCGGAGACGTCTGGCAGATCTGGAAGACTCAGGTACGAATCGACGCTGGAATGAGACTGAACGCACCAATTCCTGGGAGGACCCGGAGTTTCGAGGATGGGATACTGACTCTGGCAAAACCTATATTGATGATGACCTTTTGGGGTATATGCGGGCTGAGGCTGCCAAAACCGAAGGTACTACTTCCACCAAAGTCCGTCGTGCAGTGCTGGAACTGACTCGTGCAGTCTCTTTAACCCCCTGGAACGGTGACGTCACATTCAATGCTGCCAGTCCAGGAGCGACACCAGCGGCAGTTCGTGGTAAGGATAAATTCAAACATCCGGTTCCTTATGGTTGTGAAGTGCATGCCACGCGATATCAGTACGGCATGTCACTGACACCGGAAAGTCTACGGGAAAAGTCCAGGGCAGCCTCCGCCATTGATGCATTGTGTCACCTGGGGACAGTGGCAGGTAATCAAGGACGGTTCTTATATGACTTCTCTCCCGATGCCGTTGTATTCCGGTTGACCCACGATCCGGCACCTCGAATTCTTTATTGTTTCGAGTCGAACGATCACGGGAAGACTGTTTCCGTCGATCAGCTCCTTGCACGCCTGGATTCTGGCGATATTCAGATTGAAGAATTGATAGGTGGCGTCAGTGATTTCGAATCTCCCCTGTATCAACAATTGAAAAACAGGGGCCTCGAAACGATGGGAGTGAAAGCTGCGTGTGCCTCCGTGCTTGATAGGATGTCAAAGCTAATAGGAATCGAGGCTCAACCGTGA
- the cas8a1 gene encoding type I-MYXAN CRISPR-associated Cas8a1/Cmx1, with product MVSVNDLKTIELELHAPGMSPLHRAGLGGLACTLHAWQKGMCSGAGTNWDYPFRFEIKTDSITLELSEPQQAANALQKLFEFGFQINSDGLIFLPGQFHSPPDSALLADLQAGYLLTFLQHGTSRKLAKNESQVCHRLSGGGSWEVPVAYRKWSWFKQQSGWKDLIDQHGRFQTQPIRIDSSIYPGASIRHFAFKNQTAIKEPLKRILPLYFSLVGCLAMAVNRGVGILLVPEVKDLHEFIQQRPRLNPQHASECRVLNSADAILQAKMRVGAKLGINSVTFQPTPWALQIKSRVKTCEVGTLDDLTISHFQKVYDALRPRIVALESDLNRSSSKQTTVKAFQSGYRVDSIMRSLIAENLIARKPWYSGFSSMMSKTNPNTGRLFRDQVMYEAQGLHQLISTPGIWGRDEERLLVGMIQNAVTGLLSGKRSEAIHSARRSAPSTCGWAYEKIRLKLARTQCQSQLRSLLSQLLNQSSSKKTLSTEYNQCLAFINEDWQRCRDLSLLALVCFSGRVSEEQKLKQSA from the coding sequence ATGGTATCGGTAAATGATTTAAAAACGATTGAATTAGAACTCCATGCACCGGGGATGTCTCCTCTACATCGTGCGGGGCTAGGAGGTTTGGCCTGCACGCTACATGCATGGCAAAAGGGAATGTGTTCAGGCGCAGGTACCAATTGGGATTATCCCTTTCGCTTTGAGATCAAGACTGACTCTATCACGTTGGAACTTTCTGAACCTCAGCAGGCTGCAAATGCGCTCCAGAAACTCTTTGAATTCGGGTTTCAAATCAATTCCGACGGTCTTATTTTTCTGCCAGGGCAGTTTCATTCTCCTCCGGATTCAGCATTGTTGGCAGATTTACAGGCTGGTTACCTTCTGACATTTTTGCAACACGGGACTTCGCGAAAATTGGCAAAAAACGAATCGCAGGTCTGTCATCGCTTGTCTGGTGGGGGAAGCTGGGAGGTACCTGTTGCTTATCGAAAATGGTCCTGGTTCAAGCAGCAGTCTGGCTGGAAAGATCTGATTGATCAACACGGGCGATTTCAGACTCAACCGATAAGAATCGACAGCTCAATCTATCCGGGAGCATCCATCCGTCATTTTGCTTTCAAGAATCAAACAGCTATCAAAGAACCATTAAAACGAATTCTGCCACTGTATTTTTCTCTGGTAGGTTGTCTGGCAATGGCAGTGAATCGAGGTGTTGGAATACTGCTCGTACCAGAGGTAAAAGATTTGCATGAATTTATTCAGCAGCGTCCCCGACTAAATCCTCAACATGCCAGCGAATGTCGCGTGTTAAATTCTGCCGATGCGATTTTACAGGCTAAAATGAGGGTCGGTGCGAAACTGGGAATCAATTCAGTCACATTTCAGCCCACTCCCTGGGCCCTTCAAATTAAGTCTCGCGTTAAGACCTGCGAAGTTGGAACATTGGATGATCTGACAATCAGCCACTTTCAAAAAGTGTATGACGCGCTGCGGCCTCGAATTGTTGCCTTAGAGTCAGACCTCAATAGATCCAGTTCGAAGCAGACAACCGTTAAAGCTTTTCAATCTGGATATCGGGTCGACAGTATCATGCGATCCCTGATAGCAGAGAATCTGATAGCTCGGAAACCCTGGTATTCAGGGTTTTCGAGCATGATGTCCAAAACTAATCCTAATACTGGCAGACTGTTTCGTGATCAGGTCATGTATGAAGCCCAGGGGCTGCATCAGCTCATCTCCACTCCCGGAATTTGGGGCCGAGATGAAGAGCGATTGCTGGTTGGCATGATTCAGAATGCAGTAACAGGTCTGCTTTCCGGGAAAAGATCAGAAGCAATCCATTCAGCAAGACGGTCTGCCCCATCAACCTGTGGATGGGCTTATGAGAAGATACGACTCAAACTAGCCAGGACGCAATGTCAATCACAGTTGCGGTCTCTGCTCAGCCAATTGTTGAATCAAAGTAGTTCTAAAAAAACGTTATCTACGGAATACAACCAGTGTCTGGCATTTATAAATGAGGACTGGCAACGTTGTCGCGATTTAAGTCTGCTGGCTCTGGTTTGTTTTTCTGGACGTGTCAGTGAAGAACAGAAACTGAAACAATCTGCCTGA
- the cas6 gene encoding type I-MYXAN CRISPR-associated protein Cas6/Cmx6, with translation MYVDLKFRITTEDSVPVDHGYHLYAALSNLVPDLHQKNEIGIHSLRGKYLQNHHLKLRTGSSLVLRTPVEQIFQFLCLTGKTIQVNQAKIRIGVPQVTALLAAPTLWSRLVIIKIAGQNAAQLDALSFRASIEKQLSSYDVNPEGKVDIRKRRTLKIKDKVIVGYEVLLENLTEEESLQVQIMGVGGRRHMGCGLFTAYRPRNKTMVTDMDETIGQGGYGIGK, from the coding sequence ATGTACGTCGATCTGAAATTTCGGATTACAACAGAAGATTCAGTCCCCGTTGATCATGGATATCATCTGTATGCTGCGCTTTCAAACCTGGTCCCTGATTTGCATCAGAAGAACGAAATCGGTATTCACTCATTGCGCGGTAAATATCTCCAGAATCATCACTTGAAGTTACGGACAGGCAGTAGTCTGGTGCTGAGAACCCCGGTAGAGCAGATCTTTCAGTTCTTATGTCTGACGGGAAAAACGATTCAGGTGAATCAGGCAAAGATACGGATTGGAGTCCCTCAAGTGACTGCTCTGCTTGCTGCCCCTACACTTTGGAGCAGGCTGGTAATAATCAAGATAGCGGGACAAAATGCGGCCCAGTTGGATGCCTTATCATTTCGAGCGTCAATAGAAAAACAGCTCTCTAGCTATGACGTGAATCCTGAAGGCAAGGTTGATATTCGAAAACGACGTACTCTAAAAATTAAAGATAAAGTAATAGTGGGGTATGAAGTTTTGTTAGAGAATTTGACTGAGGAAGAATCTCTCCAGGTGCAGATCATGGGGGTCGGTGGAAGGCGGCATATGGGCTGTGGCTTATTCACTGCATATCGACCGCGGAACAAAACGATGGTAACAGATATGGATGAGACGATAGGGCAGGGCGGCTATGGTATCGGTAAATGA
- a CDS encoding c-type heme family protein, producing MNKIRLLLFVGFGLLYLSLGQGRRSSLIVQAEKPNDKAALSTLKSLPTTIGEAQIRARILHETIHGALQVIHRDFFQEDESRVIPSHSLEDVFKELNRAHGVKIRWLAVNAKAMNIDNEPKTEFEKMSVKELSVGKASYEQVIDDQFHYTGKIRLPSQCLKCHLPMRRDNRDRVAGLVISMPVKSHGKAE from the coding sequence ATGAATAAAATTAGACTGCTGCTTTTTGTCGGATTTGGGTTGCTTTATCTCAGTCTGGGGCAGGGGAGACGTTCATCGCTCATCGTACAGGCGGAAAAGCCAAATGACAAAGCAGCGCTTTCAACATTGAAATCTCTACCGACGACAATCGGTGAGGCGCAAATACGCGCTCGGATTCTACATGAGACTATTCATGGCGCACTGCAGGTAATACACCGCGATTTTTTTCAGGAGGATGAGAGTCGAGTGATCCCCTCACATTCTCTGGAAGATGTTTTTAAAGAGCTGAACCGTGCTCATGGGGTAAAGATTCGCTGGCTGGCTGTAAACGCGAAGGCGATGAACATTGACAACGAACCCAAAACTGAATTTGAGAAAATGTCTGTCAAAGAATTGTCAGTGGGTAAAGCCAGTTATGAACAGGTAATCGATGACCAATTCCATTACACCGGAAAGATCCGACTACCATCCCAGTGTTTGAAGTGTCATCTTCCGATGCGTCGAGATAACCGAGATCGCGTGGCGGGATTAGTGATTTCTATGCCCGTAAAATCACATGGCAAAGCTGAATAA
- a CDS encoding DUF488 family protein, N3 subclade, with translation MSNIEKWIEPIRDKTPMTNYRFHVCSVHIDDLVTHETDSVVWCDSYVPPGNLRNELWWLPGLNPNRELQEWFSHHPELWYEFRRRYRCQLISQVSLCEQLRSLACQGLLILVYQSGSANQNLATVIEDQLIHLECQHRWSAGLMIGGHTFPVRSEIIALGGLWYTKHKTWMMPDKQSWRYIVDLLPGDF, from the coding sequence GTGTCGAATATCGAAAAGTGGATAGAACCTATCCGCGATAAAACTCCTATGACTAACTATAGATTCCATGTTTGTTCAGTGCATATTGATGATCTCGTCACCCATGAGACGGATAGTGTTGTTTGGTGTGACTCTTATGTACCGCCAGGCAATTTGAGAAATGAGCTCTGGTGGTTGCCAGGATTGAATCCAAACCGTGAATTACAAGAATGGTTTTCGCATCATCCAGAGCTCTGGTATGAATTCCGTCGACGATATCGCTGTCAACTAATATCACAGGTTTCATTATGCGAACAGCTCAGAAGTTTAGCCTGCCAGGGCTTGCTGATCCTGGTCTATCAGAGTGGTTCAGCAAATCAAAACCTGGCGACTGTAATCGAAGATCAGCTGATTCATTTAGAATGCCAGCATCGCTGGAGCGCGGGACTAATGATTGGCGGCCACACATTTCCTGTACGTAGTGAGATTATCGCGCTGGGAGGTCTATGGTATACGAAACATAAAACCTGGATGATGCCTGACAAACAAAGCTGGAGGTATATCGTAGATTTACTCCCTGGTGATTTTTAA
- a CDS encoding PAS domain-containing protein, whose amino-acid sequence MSYQSSESLHRDPEATQFHSELHTLINAFGDAVISVDRDGRFVLWNPGAERLFGYTSTEALGESLDLIIPPQSRKAHWEGFYKATRLNQTRLGSDLIHVPMLRKDQTQFPGALTVGVVRDENKRIVNIGAIIREDTIRQYDQ is encoded by the coding sequence ATGAGTTACCAATCAAGTGAGTCTCTCCATAGAGATCCGGAGGCTACGCAGTTTCATTCTGAATTGCACACACTCATAAATGCATTCGGAGACGCTGTTATCAGTGTCGATCGTGATGGGCGGTTTGTCCTCTGGAATCCTGGAGCCGAGCGCCTGTTTGGATATACGTCTACTGAAGCACTCGGAGAGTCGCTGGATCTGATTATCCCTCCGCAATCGCGCAAAGCACACTGGGAAGGATTTTACAAAGCCACGCGCCTGAATCAGACTCGTCTGGGAAGCGATTTGATCCATGTCCCCATGTTGCGCAAAGACCAGACTCAGTTTCCGGGAGCGCTGACCGTTGGCGTTGTGAGAGATGAAAATAAGAGGATTGTGAATATCGGTGCGATTATTCGAGAGGATACTATTCGCCAATACGATCAGTAA
- a CDS encoding c-type heme family protein, translating to MLKTGIVTSLAVTILFLFTLDLTGQDQKIGKTSDEPTAQEPGQPSKSAVKRTRQTVKMLDDIYKQAIVLITDKYVNDDDDFPAGSAAVELFKRVGKTGFHHVRLLDVTGEPYEPQNVAKTEFEKQGVRKLKSGEPYYEEVIIKEGRPYLQAMTPVPVVMKKCVMCHPHYKDVKDGQPIGAISYELPIK from the coding sequence ATGCTCAAGACAGGAATTGTTACAAGCCTCGCAGTGACTATTCTGTTTCTCTTTACTCTCGATTTAACAGGCCAAGATCAAAAGATTGGAAAAACGTCTGACGAGCCGACTGCTCAAGAGCCTGGACAGCCTTCAAAGTCCGCGGTTAAACGGACTCGTCAAACCGTCAAAATGCTGGATGATATCTATAAACAGGCGATTGTGCTTATTACAGATAAGTATGTAAATGACGATGACGACTTTCCTGCAGGCAGCGCGGCGGTTGAGTTATTTAAGCGAGTCGGCAAAACAGGCTTTCATCATGTACGCCTTCTGGATGTGACAGGTGAGCCTTACGAACCCCAGAATGTGGCCAAGACCGAATTCGAGAAGCAAGGCGTTCGAAAACTCAAATCAGGTGAACCTTACTATGAGGAGGTAATCATCAAAGAAGGGCGGCCCTACCTGCAGGCGATGACGCCTGTTCCCGTGGTGATGAAAAAATGTGTCATGTGCCACCCTCACTACAAGGATGTGAAGGATGGACAACCGATAGGAGCGATCAGCTATGAGTTACCAATCAAGTGA
- a CDS encoding RrF2 family transcriptional regulator: protein MQLTVQTDYALRTLMYLASQDERVTVADVATLFQISSNHVAKVVNQLSRFGYIRSVRGLGGGIELATPLEEIRLGEVIERFEGSLHLLDCVGTDNVCVIQPFCKLKGVLAEAERIQLEYLNSVTLAGVAPSKQQLLNLT, encoded by the coding sequence ATGCAACTCACCGTGCAAACTGATTACGCGTTGCGAACTCTGATGTACCTGGCGTCTCAAGACGAGCGGGTCACGGTCGCAGATGTCGCCACCCTCTTCCAGATTTCAAGTAATCATGTGGCGAAGGTGGTCAATCAGCTATCACGCTTTGGATATATCCGCAGTGTTAGAGGGTTAGGGGGAGGAATTGAACTCGCAACCCCTCTTGAAGAAATACGTTTGGGAGAAGTGATCGAACGCTTTGAAGGTAGCTTGCACCTCTTGGATTGCGTTGGGACTGATAATGTCTGTGTGATTCAGCCATTCTGTAAGCTTAAAGGGGTTCTGGCAGAGGCCGAACGGATTCAACTGGAGTATCTCAACAGTGTTACCTTGGCTGGTGTTGCCCCTTCAAAGCAACAGTTGTTGAATTTAACTTAA
- a CDS encoding cupin domain-containing protein: MAIPHAESGTIIKIDPLKQKLSETKTHTLAKTDKLEIIRLVMKKGKEISPHSSPGPITVQCLEGRVQFSTQGKDLDMVPGNLTFLNGGETHSVKAIEDSSLLLTLQIMKH, translated from the coding sequence ATGGCTATACCACATGCAGAATCTGGAACAATCATTAAAATCGACCCACTGAAACAAAAGCTTTCAGAGACTAAGACTCATACACTAGCCAAGACAGACAAGCTTGAAATAATACGCCTGGTCATGAAGAAAGGAAAAGAAATATCCCCTCATTCCAGTCCAGGTCCTATCACTGTCCAATGCCTGGAAGGTCGGGTTCAGTTTTCTACTCAGGGAAAGGATCTTGACATGGTTCCAGGGAATTTAACTTTCCTGAATGGTGGCGAGACTCATTCCGTAAAAGCGATTGAGGATTCATCATTGCTTTTGACATTACAAATCATGAAGCATTGA
- a CDS encoding c-type heme family protein, with protein MMIKVSVMLCGCVLACTLVSFAEPPGQESLTQAQGLKRGATKKTDEKQLERRMSIDEARLRARLTHNIYSATLDSMHRSYFVNERAAVPARVMQRMFDDVEEVERIKARWIAVNARAMSIDHEPKTDFEKKAAQELASGKEIYEKVENGVYQRAGAISLMHHGCLSCHVGFGKKNTKDRFAGLIISIPIK; from the coding sequence ATGATGATTAAAGTATCAGTGATGCTATGCGGATGTGTTTTGGCTTGTACTTTGGTTTCGTTCGCTGAACCACCAGGGCAGGAGAGCCTCACCCAGGCACAGGGGCTAAAAAGAGGGGCGACAAAGAAAACCGATGAAAAGCAACTGGAACGGCGGATGTCAATCGACGAGGCACGTTTACGGGCGCGACTTACTCACAATATATATTCGGCGACTTTGGATTCCATGCATAGAAGTTATTTTGTCAATGAGCGAGCTGCTGTTCCTGCACGGGTAATGCAACGAATGTTTGATGATGTGGAGGAAGTAGAGAGAATCAAGGCACGATGGATTGCCGTAAATGCCCGCGCGATGAGTATCGACCACGAGCCGAAAACCGATTTTGAAAAAAAGGCTGCTCAGGAACTGGCGTCGGGTAAAGAGATCTATGAAAAAGTCGAAAATGGTGTTTACCAGCGAGCAGGTGCGATTTCATTAATGCATCATGGTTGTTTGAGCTGTCATGTTGGGTTTGGAAAGAAAAATACGAAAGATCGATTTGCTGGATTGATTATATCGATCCCAATAAAATGA
- a CDS encoding RrF2 family transcriptional regulator, translating into MLSKTHEYALRAVACLAGQPHKPESADHLAEKTKVPRRYLTRVLQDLTAGGILKSRSGPKGGYELITDPSELSILDIVSAIAPMERINSCPLGLKSHTSLCPLHAELDRVYAEAEAAFARVTIGQLLESTTTIVPLCES; encoded by the coding sequence ATGCTTTCGAAGACTCATGAATATGCATTGCGTGCAGTAGCCTGTCTGGCGGGGCAACCCCATAAACCAGAATCGGCAGATCATCTGGCAGAAAAGACCAAAGTACCCCGACGGTATCTCACGCGTGTTCTGCAGGACCTCACCGCTGGAGGAATTCTGAAGTCGCGAAGTGGCCCCAAGGGGGGCTACGAATTGATTACTGATCCTTCAGAACTTTCAATTCTGGATATCGTGAGCGCTATCGCCCCCATGGAACGAATCAATAGTTGTCCGTTGGGGCTGAAATCGCACACCAGTCTCTGTCCCTTACACGCAGAATTAGATCGTGTATATGCCGAAGCGGAAGCTGCATTCGCTCGCGTGACAATCGGCCAGCTACTTGAGTCCACCACAACGATCGTTCCCTTATGCGAGAGTTGA
- the hmpA gene encoding NO-inducible flavohemoprotein: protein MLSDKTIGIVKNITPVVAANAETVTRVFYQKMFAGNPEVKAFFNQSHQHSGGQQKALAGAICAYFSHIDDLESLTPAIELIAQKHCSLGIQPEQYPIVGKHLLAAIQEVMGEAATDEILAAVGEAYQLLADVCIERERQIYAEQRALTGGWNGYRPFIVERKESESNVITSFYLKPADNGPLPSWIPGQYITVRIDHPTTPTSPRNYSLSDQPGQNYFRISVKREVSLTPDAPAGLISNYLHDVVQVGDTLEIGPPCGEFTLNLSDQHETPVVFLAGGVGVTPLLSMAKSLIASQPEAPLYFLQAARNSQTHAFRKELQELKDNGPNVRTLTMYDCPLEEDVERENYDSNGVVDETIIRDWTPFENAEFYFCGPKPFMQNVYSCLHSLNVSTDRIHFEFFGPRQDIESLANS, encoded by the coding sequence ATGCTAAGTGATAAAACCATCGGTATTGTCAAGAATATCACTCCGGTTGTCGCGGCAAATGCGGAAACCGTCACTCGCGTTTTCTACCAGAAGATGTTCGCAGGGAACCCGGAAGTCAAAGCTTTCTTCAATCAATCACACCAACATTCCGGTGGCCAGCAAAAAGCTCTTGCTGGTGCCATCTGCGCTTATTTTTCACACATTGATGATCTGGAGTCCCTCACGCCAGCAATTGAGCTCATTGCTCAGAAGCACTGCTCTTTAGGTATTCAACCCGAACAGTATCCGATCGTCGGCAAGCACTTATTGGCAGCGATTCAGGAGGTTATGGGAGAAGCTGCCACAGACGAAATCTTGGCTGCGGTGGGCGAAGCTTATCAACTCCTTGCGGATGTATGCATAGAACGTGAGCGACAAATTTATGCTGAACAGCGTGCTTTAACTGGAGGCTGGAACGGCTATCGTCCGTTTATCGTTGAACGTAAGGAATCAGAGAGTAATGTCATTACATCCTTCTATTTGAAGCCTGCCGACAATGGCCCACTTCCGAGCTGGATACCGGGCCAATACATTACCGTCAGAATTGATCATCCAACCACTCCCACTTCACCCCGCAACTACAGTCTTTCGGATCAGCCGGGACAAAACTATTTTCGTATCAGTGTTAAACGCGAAGTGAGCCTCACCCCTGATGCTCCTGCTGGACTGATTTCGAATTATCTACACGATGTAGTTCAGGTTGGCGACACCTTGGAAATCGGCCCGCCTTGCGGAGAATTTACATTGAATCTCTCTGATCAGCATGAAACCCCGGTTGTCTTCCTTGCCGGTGGCGTTGGTGTCACTCCATTATTATCGATGGCAAAATCGTTGATCGCTTCTCAGCCTGAAGCCCCTCTCTATTTTTTACAGGCAGCACGCAACAGCCAGACTCATGCTTTCAGAAAAGAACTTCAAGAATTAAAAGATAATGGTCCAAACGTCAGAACGCTTACGATGTATGATTGCCCTCTTGAAGAAGACGTCGAAAGGGAAAATTATGATTCGAATGGCGTTGTAGATGAAACAATCATTCGTGACTGGACTCCCTTCGAGAATGCCGAATTTTATTTCTGTGGTCCTAAACCGTTCATGCAGAATGTTTATTCTTGCCTACACTCCTTGAATGTCTCAACTGATCGAATTCATTTCGAGTTCTTCGGACCACGCCAGGACATAGAGTCCTTGGCCAACTCTTGA